A DNA window from Brassica napus cultivar Da-Ae chromosome C1, Da-Ae, whole genome shotgun sequence contains the following coding sequences:
- the LOC106375735 gene encoding pentatricopeptide repeat-containing protein At4g22760 isoform X1, with protein sequence MDSKLRFLLHKSLVLEQTKQVHAQLVLNRHNHLEPILIHQTLHFTNDFSRTIVNYVKRIILKGFQSSKVSTFSWGCLVRFLSQHRKFKEAVTSYIEMNNSGVPPSSHAITSVLRACGKIESVVDGNSVHAQAVKSGLCGCVYVQTGLVGLYSRLGYIDMAKKAFDEIGEKNTVSWNSLLHGYLESGDLEEARRVFDDIPEKDVVSWNLIISSYAKRGDMSDARSLFLAMPLKSSASWNILIGGYVNCGETKLARTSFDAMPDKSSVSWITMISGYTKSGDVESAEELFRQMFKKDKLVYDAMIACYAQNGNPNDALKLFSQMLEANSGVGLQPDEITLSSVVSASSQLGDTSFGTRVESYITEHGIQMDDLLSTSLIDLYMKGGEFDKAFKLFNGLNKKDTVSYSAMITGCGINGLAAEANRLFQEMIEKNILPNQVTFTGLLSACSHSGLVQDGYQCFDLMKKYNVEPSADHYGIMVDMLGRAGRLEEAYEVINGMPMKPNAGVWGALLLASGLHKSVEFGEIACRYCVELESDPSGYLSHLANIYTSVGRWDDARNVRAKMEEKKLRKTLGCSWVEGSNH encoded by the coding sequence ATGGATTCTAAGCTGAGATTCCTCCTTCACAAAAGCTTAGTCCTCGAACAGACCAAGCAAGTCCATGCTCAGTTAGTCTTGAACCGCCACAACCATCTCGAACCCATCTTAATCCACCAAACGCTACACTTCACAAACGACTTCTCTCGGACCATCGTAAACTATGTCAAACGAATCATCCTCAAGGGGTTTCAGAGCTCAAAGGTTTCTACTTTCTCCTGGGGTTGCCTCGTTAGGTTCTTGAGCCAGCACAGGAAGTTCAAAGAAGCTGTAACCTCGTACATCGAGATGAACAACTCCGGGGTTCCTCCAAGCTCACACGCCATAACCTCAGTGCTGAGAGCTTGCGGGAAGATAGAGAGCGTGGTTGATGGTAACTCTGTTCATGCTCAGGCTGTCAAGAGCGGGTTATGCGGATGCGTGTATGTTCAGACAGGTCTGGTGGGTTTGTATTCAAGACTGGGTTACATCGACATGGCAAAGAAGGCTTTTGATGAGATTGGCGAGAAGAACACGGTTTCTTGGAACTCGCTTTTACACGGGTATCTAGAGAGCGGGGATCTAGAGGAAGCTCGCAGAGTGTTCGACGATATTCCAGAGAAGGACGTTGTCTCATGGAATCTTATCATCTCCAGCTATGCTAAAAGAGGCGACATGAGCGACGCGCGCTCTTTGTTTCTTGCAATGCCTTTGAAAAGCTCTGCTTCTTGGAATATTTTGATCGGCGGTTACGTGAACTGCGGTGAAACGAAGCTAGCGAGAACCAGCTTCGACGCAATGCCGGATAAGAGTAGCGTCTCTTGGATCACAATGATCTCAGGGTACACAAAATCCGGCGACGTTGAGTCTGCTGAGGAGCTTTTCAGACAGATGTTCAAGAAGGACAAACTAGTTTACGATGCGATGATAGCTTGTTATGCTCAGAACGGTAACCCGAACGACGCTCTGAAGCTGTTCTCTCAGATGCTTGAAGCTAACTCTGGTGTTGGTCTTCAGCCAGATGAGATCACGCTCTCGAGCGTCGTCTCGGCTAGCTCGCAGCTGGGTGATACAAGCTTTGGTACACGGGTTGAGTCGTATATAACCGAACACGGAATCCAAATGGATGATCTTTTGAGCACCTCTCTGATTGATCTTTACATGAAAGGTGGAGAGTTTGACAAGGCGTTCAAACTCTTCAACGGTCTAAACAAAAAGGATACAGTTTCTTACTCAGCAATGATCACGGGGTGCGGGATAAACGGTTTAGCCGCAGAAGCAAACCGTTTGTTTCAAGAGATGATCGAAAAGAATATACTTCCAAATCAAGTTACATTCACGGGACTATTATCAGCGTGTAGCCATTCAGGTCTTGTTCAAGACGGCTACCAATGCTTCGACTTAATGAAAAAATACAACGTGGAGCCTTCTGCTGATCATTATGGGATAATGGTGGATATGTTGGGACGAGCAGGGAGGCTAGAGGAGGCTTATGAGGTGATCAACGGGATGCCGATGAAGCCAAACGCTGGAGTTTGGGGAGCCTTGCTTTTAGCTAGCGGGTTACACAAGAGCGTTGAGTTTGGGGAGATAGCGTGTAGATACTGCGTTGAGCTGGAGAGTGATCCTTCTGGTTATCTTTCGCATCTTGCTAATATCTATACTTCTGTTGGTAGATGGGACGATGCGAGAAACGTAAGAGCGAAGATGGAAGAGAAGAAACTGCGTAAGACACTTGGGTGTAGCTGGGTTGAAGGTTCAAATCATTGA